Proteins from one Triticum aestivum cultivar Chinese Spring chromosome 7A, IWGSC CS RefSeq v2.1, whole genome shotgun sequence genomic window:
- the LOC123147249 gene encoding zinc finger CCCH domain-containing protein 56 — MDYTNAIHIIPDAAGPESWANSAAPPGGDSGIWATEDDYSQWNGDQGLSGGCYGGDRNSSQPHSRAGGEQPPPGKKPRGSGPSGGGDAGSTSKSRAIGKMFFKTKLCCKFRAGTCPYVTNCNFAHGMEELRKPPPNWQEIVAAHEEATEQREEHQIPIMTSSNVVPGDSVSGRAYKGRHCKKFYTEEGCPYGDACTFLHDEQSKARESVAISLSPSVGGGSYNSAAAAAASPNGPTILKPSNWKTRICNKWEMTGYCPFGSKCHFAHGAAELHKYGGGLVDIDGRDIASTPDSKQAAASSKLPVETPAASTAVPPHADVYHLGSQTQRSALASQRSGQLQRPIQKWKGPDKISRIYGDWIDETD; from the exons ATGGACTACACCAACGCCATCCATATCATCCCGGACGCCGCCGGTCCCGAAAGCTGGGCCAACTCTGCGGCGCCTCCTGGCGGGGACTCTGGGATTTGGGCCACCGAGGACGACTACAGCCAGTGGAACGGCGACCAGGGGCTTAGCGGGGGTTGCTATGGCGGTGACAGGAACTCGTCGCAGCCGCATTCAAGGGCCGGCGGCGAGCAGCCGCCGCCGGGCAAGAAGCCCAGGGGCAGTGGGCCGTCGGGCGGCGGCGACGCCGGGAGCACGAGCAAGTCGCGCGCGATTGGGAAGATGTTCTTCAAGACGAAGCTCTGCTGCAAGTTCCGGGCAGGGACGTGCCCGTATGTGACAAACTGCAACTTCGCTCATGGGATGGAGGAGCTGCGCAAGCCGCCCCCCAACTGGCAGGAGATCGTGGCAGCACACGAGGAGGCGACGGAACAGAGAGAGGAGCACCAGATCCCGATCATGACGTCGTCCAACGTGGTGCCTGGTGACAGCGTGTCTGGCAGGGCGTACAAGGGGCGGCACTGCAAGAAGTTCTACACCGAGGAGGGATGCCCCTATGGCGACGCATGCACTTTCTTGCATGATGAGCAGTCCAAGGCGCGTGAGAGCGTCGCGATTAGCCTATCGCCGTCGGTTGGCGGGGGCAGCTAcaactctgctgctgctgctgccgcctctCCAAATGGACCGACAATTCTGAAGCCGTCGAATTGGAAGACGAGGATTTGTAACAAGTGGGAGATGACTGGCTACTGCCCCTTCGGtagcaagtgccactttgctcaTGGAGCTGCTG AACTCCACAAGTATGGTGGGGGACTTGTCGACATTGACGGGAGGGACATTGCATCAACTCCGGACTCGAAGCAGGCTGCGGCATCTTCGAAACTTCCTGTGGAGACTCCTGCTGCATCCACTGCGGTGCCCCCTCATGCAGACGTTTACCATTTAGGCAGCCAGACACAGCGTTCCGCCTTGGCCAGCCAAAGGTCCGGGCAGCTACAGAGGCCAATCCAGAAATGGAAAGGCCCCGACAAGATAAGCAGGATCTATGGTGATTGGATAGACGAAACCGACTAG